In one window of Camelina sativa cultivar DH55 chromosome 15, Cs, whole genome shotgun sequence DNA:
- the LOC109129096 gene encoding LOW QUALITY PROTEIN: F-box protein At3g22700-like (The sequence of the model RefSeq protein was modified relative to this genomic sequence to represent the inferred CDS: inserted 2 bases in 1 codon) — protein sequence MMSDLPFDLVEEILYRVPATSLIRLRSTCKRWNALFKERKFTQNHLRKAAKDSMVLMLKERRVCPVSVNLNVSPPSIEFRDSLGLNDSHSTYEQVDIVKVCHCDGLLLCTTNDNRLVVWNPSLGETRWIQLKDDYKRYYNSNFTLGYIQNNESCRSYKILWIYCETEVWRFEVYDFSSDSWKVLDDINHKSSIIIGRGLSLKGNTYSLAFDLEEKSKMLFSFDFARERFNRLCLPHFQDVRQMVLSVVREEQLSVLNWNRSTSKMEIWITNNIDTEATLSWRLHLDSTRPNCPVPVIFSSLLFDEEKRVVLCCNVXMIMGPARTWYALSERTIDITQKSRMCLVQIDISSKVD from the exons aTGATGTCCGATCTTCCTTTCGATTTAGTCGAGGAAATACTTTACAGGGTTCCAGCCACATCTTTGATACGATTACGATCTACTTGCAAACGATGGAATGCTTTGTTCAAAGAGCGCAAATTCACCCAGAACCACTTACGTAAAGCAGCCAAGGACTCTATGGTTCTCATGTTAAAGGAGCGTAGGGTTTGTCCAGTGAGCGTCAATCTTAATGTATCTCCTCCGTCTATAGAGTTTCGAGATTCCCTTGGCCTAAATGATTCCCACTCTACTTATGAACAAGTTGATATAGTCAAAGTTTGTCACTGTGATGGTTTGTTGTTATGCACAACCAATGACAATAGACTCGTAGTTTGGAATCCGAGCTTGGGGGAAACCAG GTGGATCCAACTCAAAGATGATTACAAGAGATACTACAACTCCAATTTCACGCTAGGATATATCCAAAACAACGAATCTTGCCGTAGCTACAAAATCTTGTGGATATATTGTGAGACAGAAGTTTGGAGGTTTGAAGTATATGACTTTAGCTCTGATTCATGGAAAGTTCTTGATGACATCAATCACAAATCCTCCATCATAATAGGACGTGGCCTGTCTTTGAAGGGAAATACTTACTCCCTTGCGTTTGATCTtgaagaaaaatctaaaatgttgtttagttttgattttgcaaGAGAAAGATTTAATCGTTTGTGTCTTCCGCATTTCCAAGATGTTCGTCAGATGGTTCTATCAGTTGTTAGAGAAGAACAACTCTCGGTATTAAATTGGAACCGTAGTACGTCAAAGATGGAGATATGGATAACTAATAACATCGATACTGAAGCTACGCTGTCGTGGAGACTGCACTTAGACAGTACTCGCCCTAATTGTCCTGTTCCAGTTATCTTCTCAAGTCTATTATTCGACGAAGAGAAAAGAGTTGTCTTGTGTTGTAATGT AATGATAATGGGACCAGCAAGGACATGGTATGCATTATCGGAAAGGACGATAGACATTACACAGAAATCCCGTATGTG TTTGGTTCAAATCGACATTTCCAGTAAGGTAGATtga
- the LOC104746736 gene encoding homocysteine S-methyltransferase 3-like, which translates to MGSLVKEETSSLMTKFLENCGGYAVVDGGFATELQRHGADINDPLWSAKCLITSPHLVTKVHLDYLEAGANIIITASYQATIQGFVAKGLSVGEAESLLRRSVEIACEAREIFYNRCTKGLWDFDYTGKASGRPVLVAASVGSYGAYLADGSEYSGIYGDSVSKETLKDFHRRRVQTLEKSGPDLIAFEAIPNKLEAEAYADLLEKEDIDIPAWFSFTSKDGVSVPRGDSVVECAKVADACKKVVAIGINCASPRFIHDLIISLRQVTRKPIVVYPNSGEVYDGLNKKWIKSGEESEEDFVSYVSKWRDEGASLFGGCCRTTPNTIRAIAKVLSGESPAASKLKFEQ; encoded by the exons atgGGATCTTTGGTGAAAGAGGAAACCTCGTCGTTGATGACGAAGTTTTTGGAGAACTGCGGCGGCTATGCGGTGGTGGACGGAGGGTTTGCGACGGAGCTACAACGTCACGGGGCTGACATCAATGATCCACTTTGGAGTGCCAAGTGCCTTATTACTTCTCCTCACCTCGTCACGAAG GTGCACTTGGATTACCTCGAGGCTGGAGCAAATATCATCATTACCGCATCTTATCAG GCAACGATCCAAGGATTTGTGGCAAAAGGTTTATCGGTGGGAGAAGCAGAGAGTTTACTGAGGAGGAGCGTTGAAATCGCGTGCGAGGCACGTGAGATTTTCTACAATAGATGCACCAAAGGTTTGTGGGATTTCGACTACACTGGAAAAGCTTCTGGACGACCTGTTCTTGTCGCAGCTTCCGTTGGTAGCTATGGAGCTTATCTCGCCGACGGATCCGAATACAG CGGGATTTATGGAGATTCTGTGAGTAAGGAGACATTGAAAGACTTCCATAGGAGAAGAGTTCAAACCTTAGAGAAATCTGGACCTGATCTCATCGCATTCGAGGCTATTCCAAATAAGCTCGAAGCCGAG GCTTATGCGGATCTTCTTGAGAAGGAAGACATCGACATTCCGGCATGGTTCTCCTTCACTTCTAAGGACGGAGTCAGTGTGCCACGAGGAGATTCGGTTGTAGAATGTGCAAAAGTGGCAGATGCTTGCAAGAAAGTGGTGGCTATCGGAATCAATTGTGCTTCACCAAGATTCATTCACGATTTGATCATCTCCTTGCGCCAG GTAACCCGCAAACCAATCGTTGTCTACCCAAATAGTGGAGAAGTCTACGACGGTCTGAACAAGAAATGGATT AAGTCAGGGGAAGAGTCAGAGGAGGATTTTGTGTCGTACGTGAGTAAATGGAGAGATGAAGGTGCGTCGCTGTTTGGAGGATGTTGTCGGACTACACCAAACACCATCAGAGCCATTGCTAAAGTTCTCTCCGGCGAATCTCCCGCAGCATCAAAACTCAAATTTGAGCAGTAG